The Limanda limanda chromosome 13, fLimLim1.1, whole genome shotgun sequence genome has a window encoding:
- the cables1 gene encoding CDK5 and ABL1 enzyme substrate 1 isoform X1, producing the protein MAAATSSNTSQLQMKHPGIEHTRKRIDPRRRQAALSFLSNISLDGRPVQDEADSRSQEGGDSPLEPRTGPSLGSPERSGYGGAAAPGAVVSGAAAAAAEATTAAQALAFANQALLPGNRTSSSGSGPGAGLPAGDVEGDAFLPSSSSAFSSPFSGVPGSARGRLQTYTQGILPASYSRQSSQNYCLEGGQIANSAMELQRSRRRLISQRSSLETLEDIEENAPLRRCRTLSGSPRPKSFKKVHFIKNMRQHDIRNGRIVLISGRRSLYSVFSVLPYRDCSQAGDVKLEGGRQRHPSGSVSAKEMVIGLEGVELGADGKTVSYTQLLYPTNALGGRRNTIDSTSSFSQSRNASHRSLSLGRANSNQSSIDTGNDLAEFREYDPNLLDDPQWPCGKHKRVLIFPSYMTTVIEYVKPSDLKKDMNETFKEKFPHIRLTLSKIRSLKREIKKLALLECGYEEPTVAMAFVYFEKLVLQGKLNKQNRKLCAGACVLLAAKIGGDLKKHEVKHLIDKLEERFRVNRRELIAFEFPVLVALEFNLHLPEQEVMPHYRRLQQTT; encoded by the exons ATGGCGGCGGCTACTAGCAGCAACACCTCCCAGCTGCAGATGAAGCACCCGGGCATCGAACACACAAGGAAGCGCATCGACCCGCGGAGGAGACAAGCGGCTCTGAGCTTCCTCAGCAACATCTCCCTGGACGGCCGCCCGGTGCAGGACGAGGCGGACTCCCGCAgccaggaggggggggacagCCCGCTGGAGCCGAGGACCGGACCCAGCCTGGGGTCCCCGGAGCGGTCCGGGtatggaggagcagctgcaccCGGAGCTGTGgtgtctggagctgctgctgccgccgcggAGGCGACCACTGCAGCCCAGGCTCTCGCCTTCGCCAACCAGGCTCTGCTCCCCGGGAACCGGACCTCCAGCTCAGGGTCGGGTCCCGGAGCAGGTCTCCCGGCCGGGGACGTGGAGGGCGACGCGttcctgccctcctcctcctcggcgtTCAGCTCGCCCTTCTCCGGCGTGCCAGGCTCGGCCAGGGGCAGGCTGCAGACGTACACTCAGGGAATCCTTCCTGCCTCCTACTCCAGACAGTCCTCCCAGAACTACTGCCTGGAGGGCGGACAGATCGCCAACTCTGCCATGGAGCTCCAGAGGTCCAG ACGAAGACTAATCTCTCAGCGCTCTTCGCTTGAAACACTAGAAGACATTGAGGAGAATGCTCCTCTACGCAG ATGCCGAACCCTATCTGGTTCCCCTCGACCAAAGAGCTTCAAGAAAGTCCACTTCATAAAGAACATGAGGCAACACGATATTCGCAATGGAAG gaTAGTCCTTATCAGTGGCAGAAGATCCCTCTATAGTGTATTTTCTGTCCTGCCCTATCGAGATTGTAGCCAAGCAGG GGATGTGAAGCTGGAAGGGGGGCGTCAGCGGCACCCGTCAGGAAGTGTCAGTGCCAAGGAGATGGTGATTGGACTGGAGGGGGTGGAGCTAGGAGCAGATGGAAAG ACTGTGTCCTACACCCAGTTGCTGTATCCCACCAACGCACTGGGAGGTCGAAGAAACACCAtcgactccacctcctccttctctcagtCTCGTAACGCCAGCCACCGCAGCCTCAGCCTGGGCCGAGCCAACAGCAACCAGAGCAGCATAGACACAG GGAACGATTTGGCCGAATTCCGTGAGTACGACCCCAATCTGCTGGATGACCCTCAGTGGCCGTGTGGAAAACACAAGCGAGTCCTCATCTTCCCCTCGTACATG ACCACGGTCATCGAATACGTCAAACCATCTGACCTCAAGAAGGACATGAATGAAACCTTCAAGGAGAAATTCCCCCACATTAGACTCACGCTCAGCAAGATAAGGAG CTTGAAAAGGGAGATAAAGAAGCTGGCTCTGTTGGAGTGTGGTTACGAGGAACCCACGGTGGCCATGGCTTTCGTCTACTTTGAAAAACTCGTTCTTCAAGGCAAACTAAACAAGCAGAACCGTAAACTCTGTGCCGGAGCTTGTGTCCTTCTGGCGGCGAAGATCGGTGGTGATCTGAAGAAACATGAAGTCAAGCACTTGATAGAC AAACTGGAGGAGAGGTTCCGGGTGAACCGCCGGGAGCTGATCGCCTTCGAGTTCCCTGTCCTGGTGGCGCTGGAGTTCAACCTGCACCTGCCCGAACAGGAAGTCATGCCCCACTACAGACGCCTGCAGCAGACCACCTAG
- the cables1 gene encoding CDK5 and ABL1 enzyme substrate 1 isoform X2: MAAATSSNTSQLQMKHPGIEHTRKRIDPRRRQAALSFLSNISLDGRPVQDEADSRSQEGGDSPLEPRTGPSLGSPERSGYGGAAAPGAVVSGAAAAAAEATTAAQALAFANQALLPGNRTSSSGSGPGAGLPAGDVEGDAFLPSSSSAFSSPFSGVPGSARGRLQTYTQGILPASYSRQSSQNYCLEGGQIANSAMELQRSRCRTLSGSPRPKSFKKVHFIKNMRQHDIRNGRIVLISGRRSLYSVFSVLPYRDCSQAGDVKLEGGRQRHPSGSVSAKEMVIGLEGVELGADGKTVSYTQLLYPTNALGGRRNTIDSTSSFSQSRNASHRSLSLGRANSNQSSIDTGNDLAEFREYDPNLLDDPQWPCGKHKRVLIFPSYMTTVIEYVKPSDLKKDMNETFKEKFPHIRLTLSKIRSLKREIKKLALLECGYEEPTVAMAFVYFEKLVLQGKLNKQNRKLCAGACVLLAAKIGGDLKKHEVKHLIDKLEERFRVNRRELIAFEFPVLVALEFNLHLPEQEVMPHYRRLQQTT; this comes from the exons ATGGCGGCGGCTACTAGCAGCAACACCTCCCAGCTGCAGATGAAGCACCCGGGCATCGAACACACAAGGAAGCGCATCGACCCGCGGAGGAGACAAGCGGCTCTGAGCTTCCTCAGCAACATCTCCCTGGACGGCCGCCCGGTGCAGGACGAGGCGGACTCCCGCAgccaggaggggggggacagCCCGCTGGAGCCGAGGACCGGACCCAGCCTGGGGTCCCCGGAGCGGTCCGGGtatggaggagcagctgcaccCGGAGCTGTGgtgtctggagctgctgctgccgccgcggAGGCGACCACTGCAGCCCAGGCTCTCGCCTTCGCCAACCAGGCTCTGCTCCCCGGGAACCGGACCTCCAGCTCAGGGTCGGGTCCCGGAGCAGGTCTCCCGGCCGGGGACGTGGAGGGCGACGCGttcctgccctcctcctcctcggcgtTCAGCTCGCCCTTCTCCGGCGTGCCAGGCTCGGCCAGGGGCAGGCTGCAGACGTACACTCAGGGAATCCTTCCTGCCTCCTACTCCAGACAGTCCTCCCAGAACTACTGCCTGGAGGGCGGACAGATCGCCAACTCTGCCATGGAGCTCCAGAGGTCCAG ATGCCGAACCCTATCTGGTTCCCCTCGACCAAAGAGCTTCAAGAAAGTCCACTTCATAAAGAACATGAGGCAACACGATATTCGCAATGGAAG gaTAGTCCTTATCAGTGGCAGAAGATCCCTCTATAGTGTATTTTCTGTCCTGCCCTATCGAGATTGTAGCCAAGCAGG GGATGTGAAGCTGGAAGGGGGGCGTCAGCGGCACCCGTCAGGAAGTGTCAGTGCCAAGGAGATGGTGATTGGACTGGAGGGGGTGGAGCTAGGAGCAGATGGAAAG ACTGTGTCCTACACCCAGTTGCTGTATCCCACCAACGCACTGGGAGGTCGAAGAAACACCAtcgactccacctcctccttctctcagtCTCGTAACGCCAGCCACCGCAGCCTCAGCCTGGGCCGAGCCAACAGCAACCAGAGCAGCATAGACACAG GGAACGATTTGGCCGAATTCCGTGAGTACGACCCCAATCTGCTGGATGACCCTCAGTGGCCGTGTGGAAAACACAAGCGAGTCCTCATCTTCCCCTCGTACATG ACCACGGTCATCGAATACGTCAAACCATCTGACCTCAAGAAGGACATGAATGAAACCTTCAAGGAGAAATTCCCCCACATTAGACTCACGCTCAGCAAGATAAGGAG CTTGAAAAGGGAGATAAAGAAGCTGGCTCTGTTGGAGTGTGGTTACGAGGAACCCACGGTGGCCATGGCTTTCGTCTACTTTGAAAAACTCGTTCTTCAAGGCAAACTAAACAAGCAGAACCGTAAACTCTGTGCCGGAGCTTGTGTCCTTCTGGCGGCGAAGATCGGTGGTGATCTGAAGAAACATGAAGTCAAGCACTTGATAGAC AAACTGGAGGAGAGGTTCCGGGTGAACCGCCGGGAGCTGATCGCCTTCGAGTTCCCTGTCCTGGTGGCGCTGGAGTTCAACCTGCACCTGCCCGAACAGGAAGTCATGCCCCACTACAGACGCCTGCAGCAGACCACCTAG
- the cables1 gene encoding CDK5 and ABL1 enzyme substrate 1 isoform X3 has product MAAATSSNTSQLQMKHPGIEHTRKRIDPRRRQAALSFLSNISLDGRPVQDEADSRSQEGGDSPLEPRTGPSLGSPERSGYGGAAAPGAVVSGAAAAAAEATTAAQALAFANQALLPGNRTSSSGSGPGAGLPAGDVEGDAFLPSSSSAFSSPFSGVPGSARGRLQTYTQGILPASYSRQSSQNYCLEGGQIANSAMELQRSRRRLISQRSSLETLEDIEENAPLRRCRTLSGSPRPKSFKKVHFIKNMRQHDIRNGRDVKLEGGRQRHPSGSVSAKEMVIGLEGVELGADGKTVSYTQLLYPTNALGGRRNTIDSTSSFSQSRNASHRSLSLGRANSNQSSIDTGNDLAEFREYDPNLLDDPQWPCGKHKRVLIFPSYMTTVIEYVKPSDLKKDMNETFKEKFPHIRLTLSKIRSLKREIKKLALLECGYEEPTVAMAFVYFEKLVLQGKLNKQNRKLCAGACVLLAAKIGGDLKKHEVKHLIDKLEERFRVNRRELIAFEFPVLVALEFNLHLPEQEVMPHYRRLQQTT; this is encoded by the exons ATGGCGGCGGCTACTAGCAGCAACACCTCCCAGCTGCAGATGAAGCACCCGGGCATCGAACACACAAGGAAGCGCATCGACCCGCGGAGGAGACAAGCGGCTCTGAGCTTCCTCAGCAACATCTCCCTGGACGGCCGCCCGGTGCAGGACGAGGCGGACTCCCGCAgccaggaggggggggacagCCCGCTGGAGCCGAGGACCGGACCCAGCCTGGGGTCCCCGGAGCGGTCCGGGtatggaggagcagctgcaccCGGAGCTGTGgtgtctggagctgctgctgccgccgcggAGGCGACCACTGCAGCCCAGGCTCTCGCCTTCGCCAACCAGGCTCTGCTCCCCGGGAACCGGACCTCCAGCTCAGGGTCGGGTCCCGGAGCAGGTCTCCCGGCCGGGGACGTGGAGGGCGACGCGttcctgccctcctcctcctcggcgtTCAGCTCGCCCTTCTCCGGCGTGCCAGGCTCGGCCAGGGGCAGGCTGCAGACGTACACTCAGGGAATCCTTCCTGCCTCCTACTCCAGACAGTCCTCCCAGAACTACTGCCTGGAGGGCGGACAGATCGCCAACTCTGCCATGGAGCTCCAGAGGTCCAG ACGAAGACTAATCTCTCAGCGCTCTTCGCTTGAAACACTAGAAGACATTGAGGAGAATGCTCCTCTACGCAG ATGCCGAACCCTATCTGGTTCCCCTCGACCAAAGAGCTTCAAGAAAGTCCACTTCATAAAGAACATGAGGCAACACGATATTCGCAATGGAAG GGATGTGAAGCTGGAAGGGGGGCGTCAGCGGCACCCGTCAGGAAGTGTCAGTGCCAAGGAGATGGTGATTGGACTGGAGGGGGTGGAGCTAGGAGCAGATGGAAAG ACTGTGTCCTACACCCAGTTGCTGTATCCCACCAACGCACTGGGAGGTCGAAGAAACACCAtcgactccacctcctccttctctcagtCTCGTAACGCCAGCCACCGCAGCCTCAGCCTGGGCCGAGCCAACAGCAACCAGAGCAGCATAGACACAG GGAACGATTTGGCCGAATTCCGTGAGTACGACCCCAATCTGCTGGATGACCCTCAGTGGCCGTGTGGAAAACACAAGCGAGTCCTCATCTTCCCCTCGTACATG ACCACGGTCATCGAATACGTCAAACCATCTGACCTCAAGAAGGACATGAATGAAACCTTCAAGGAGAAATTCCCCCACATTAGACTCACGCTCAGCAAGATAAGGAG CTTGAAAAGGGAGATAAAGAAGCTGGCTCTGTTGGAGTGTGGTTACGAGGAACCCACGGTGGCCATGGCTTTCGTCTACTTTGAAAAACTCGTTCTTCAAGGCAAACTAAACAAGCAGAACCGTAAACTCTGTGCCGGAGCTTGTGTCCTTCTGGCGGCGAAGATCGGTGGTGATCTGAAGAAACATGAAGTCAAGCACTTGATAGAC AAACTGGAGGAGAGGTTCCGGGTGAACCGCCGGGAGCTGATCGCCTTCGAGTTCCCTGTCCTGGTGGCGCTGGAGTTCAACCTGCACCTGCCCGAACAGGAAGTCATGCCCCACTACAGACGCCTGCAGCAGACCACCTAG
- the npc1 gene encoding NPC intracellular cholesterol transporter 1, translating to MCPPHRRHSLCLLLFTVLLSQECLRLVEAQHCVWYGECGESEQVPGKKYNCNYTGPPKPLKPEGFELLTELCPGYDYDNRSLCCNVDQLQTLKRSLQLPLQFLSRCPACFFNLMNLFCELTCSPHQSQFMNASKINATSVIEVQYYVGQRFASAMYNACKDVQAPSSNVKALSLLCGKDAKDCNATNWIQYMFDINNGQSPFPIIPIFSDVPVSGFTPMNNKTYACTEGLDDGSGPCSCQDCTNACGPTPVPPPLPPPWTIFGIDAMAVIMWISYMAFLLIFFGAVLIAWCYRRRRIMSEYGPILDSNNPLSLNSDNPDQVNASCCESLGERFENALRIFFCSWGSFCVRHPSVVILGSLVIVVASSGGLVYMRITTDPVDLWSAPTSQARQEKDYFDKHFGPFFRTVQLIITTPVNESYTYSPYFGGADVPFNSILAKDILHQVLDLQLDIEAIVAPYKDQTVTLKDICLAPLDPYNDNCTILSVLNYFQNSHAQLDHQKGDEFFVWAEFHSHFLYCVSAPASLNDTTPLHDPCMGTFGGPVFPWLALGGYDETNYNNATALVITFPLNNYLNDSVKLDKALAWEKEFIKFMKNFTSPNLTVSFMAERSIEDEINRESNSDISTIVISYAIMFVYISLALGHIHSFRRVMVDSKISLGIAGILIVLSSVSSSLGIFSYAGIPLTLIVIEVIPFLVLAVGVDNIFIIVQTYQRDERMPQEELHQQIGRILGDVAPSMLLSSLSETVAFSLGALTNMPAVRTFSLFAGLAVFIDFLLQISCFVSFLGLDAERQEGNRLDIICCVKLPEGQQTKTDGFLFRFFKKIYAPFILKEWVRPIIVAVFVGILSFSIAVMNKVEIGLDQKLSMPDDSYVLDYFKNMGEYLHTGAPVYFVVEDGVDYGSLEGQNAVCGGVGCNNDSLVQQVYAASLISNYTTIALTPSSWLDDYFDWVKPQSTCCRYINETGAFCNASVVNSSCVHCRPMTPSGKQRPEGEDFMRFLPMFLSDNPNVKCGKGGHAAYGTAVDLYPNDAGVGATYFMTYHTILKESPDFINGLKMARNLAHNISQSINHKVFAYSIFYVFYEQYLTIVYDTALNLSVSLAAIFVVTTVLLGFELWSAVVVCLTIAMILVNMFGVMWLWGISLNAVSLVNLVMTCGISVEFCSHIVRAFSISVKKNRVERAEEALAHMGSSVFSGITLTKFGGIIVLAMSKSQIFQVFYFRMYLAIVLLGATHGLIFLPVLLSYIGPSVNKAKVFAANKRNVGTERERLLNY from the exons GTTGAGGCACAGCACTGTGTCTGGTATGGGGAGTGTGGGGAGTCCGAGCAGGTGCCGGGCAAAAAGTACAACTGTAACTACACCGGTCCTCCCAAACCTCTCAAGCCTGAGGGGTTTGAGCTTCTCACA GAACTTTGTCCCGGATATGACTATGACAATCGAAGCCTCTGCTGTAATGTGGATCAGTTGCAAACTCTCAAAAGGAGTCTCCAGCTGCCTCTGCAGTTCTTGTCTCG GTGTCCGGCTTGTTTCTTCAACCTGATGAACCTCTTCTGTGAGCTGACATGCAGCCCCCACCAAAGTCAGTTCATGAATGCCTCTAAGATCAACGCCACCAGTGTAATTGAAGTGCAGTATTACGTCGGACAAAGATTTGCTAGCG CCATGTATAACGCCTGTAAGGACGTCCAGGCACCGTCCAGCAACGTGAAGGCCTTATCGCTGCTGTGTGGCAAAGATGCAAAAGACTGTAACGCGACAAACTGGATCCAGTACATGTTTGATATCAACAATGGACAGTCTCCTTTCCCTATCATCCCAATATTCTCAG ATGTCCCGGTGTCTGGTTTCACTCCCATGAACAACAAGACGTACGCCTGCACCGAGGGCTTGGACGACGGCTCTGGTCCTTGCTCCTGTCAGGACTGCACCAACGCCTGTGGGCCCACACCCGtacctccccctctccccccacCCTGGACCATCTTTGGGATCGACGCTATGGCCGTCATCATGTGGATCTCGTACATGGCCTTCCTGCTGATCTTTTTCGGAGCGGTACTGATCGCGTGGTGTTACAG GAGACGGAGGATCATGTCCGAGTATGGCCCCATACTGGACAGCAATAACCCGCTGTCTCTCAACAGTGATAATCCTGACCAAG TCAATGCATCATGTTGTGAAAGTCTGGGCGAACGCTTCGAGAATGCACTGCGcatcttcttctgctcctgGGGTTCCTTCTGCGTGCGACATCCCTCTGTGGTCATACTGGGGAGCCTGGTCATCGTGGTCGCCTCCTCCGGTGGGCTGGTCTACATGCGCATCACCACCGACCCCGTGGATCTGTGGTCGGCTCCCACCAGCCAGGCTCGTCAAGAGAAGGACTACTTTGACAAACACTTCGGCCCCTTCTTCAGAACCGTACAGCTCATTATAACCACTCCAGTCAATGAATCTTACACTTACTCCCCATACTTTGGAGGAGCGGACGTCCCATTCAATTCCATCCTGGCTAAAGACATCCTGCACCAG GTGCTGGATTTGCAGCTTGACATCGAAGCCATTGTGGCTCCATACAAGGATCAAACCGTCACCCTGAAGGACATCTGCTTGGCCCCTCTGGACCCCTACAACGACAACTGTACCATCCTGAGTGTCCTCAACTACTTCCAGAACAGCCATGCTCAGTTGGACCACCAGAAGGGAGATGAATTCTTTGTCTGGGCTGAATTTCACAGTCACTTCCTCTACTGTGTCAg tgCACCAGCATCCCTTAACGACACCACCCCCCTCCACGACCCTTGTATGGGCACGTTTGGGGGTCCCGTCTTCCCATGGCTCGCCCTCGGGGGTTACGATG AGACCAACTACAACAATGCCACCGCTCTAGTGATCACCTTTCCACTCAACAACTACCTGAACGACTCAGTCAAGCTGGACAAAGCTCTGGCCTGGGAGAAAGA ATTCATCAAGTTCATGAAGAACTTCACAAGCCCCAACCTGACCGTATCGTTCATGGCAGAGAGGAGTATTGAGGATGAGATTAACAGAGAGAGCAACAGTGACATCAGCACCATCGTGATCAGCTACGCTATTATGTTCGTCTACATCTCCCTGGCCCTGGGTCACATCCACAGCTTCAGGAGAGTGATG GTGGACTCGAAGATTTCTTTGGGTATAGCTGGTATCCTGATTGTGCTCAgctctgtgtcctcctcactGGGGATCTTCAGCTATGCTGGTATCCCTCTCACCCTCATTGTAATTGAGGTCATTCCCTTCCTGGTGCTGGCTGTCGGAGTGGACAACATCTTTATTATAGTGCAGACGTACCAG agagatgaGCGGATGCCACAGGAGGAGCTTCACCAGCAGATCGGTCGTATCCTCGGTGACGTTGCCCCGAGCATGCTCCTCTCCTCGCTCTCTGAGACGGTGGCCTTCTCCCTGG GAGCCTTGACCAACATGCCTGCCGTGAggactttctctctgtttgctgGCCTggctgtttttattgatttcctgTTGCAGATCAGTTGCTTTGTCAGCTTCCTCGGCTTGGACGCAGAACGACAGGAA GGGAACCGACTTGACATCATCTGCTGCGTGAAGCTGCCAGAAGGTCAGCAAACAAAGACGGATGGTTTCCTCTTCCGCTTTTTCAAGAAAATCTATGCCCCATTCATCCTCAAAGAGTGGGTGCGACCAATCATA GTGGCAGTGTTTGTTGGAATACTCTCCTTCAGTATTGCTGTCATGAACAAAGTGGAGATTGGACTGGACCAGAAATTATCCATGCCTGAT GACTCGTACGTGCTGGACTACTTTAAGAACATGGGCGAGTATCTCCACACTGGAGCTCCAGTGTACTTTGTGGTGGAGGATGGTGTGGACTACGGTAGCCTGGAAGGTCAGAATGCTGTATGTGGTGGAGTGGGCTGCAACAACGACTCTCTGGTCCAGCAGGTCTACGCTGCCTCACTCATCAGCAACTA CACAACCATAGCACTCACACCGTCCTCCTGGTTGGACGACTACTTCGACTGGGTGAAGCCTCAGTCCACATGCTGTCGATACATCAACGAGACAGGGGCTTTCTGCAATGCATCAG tGGTAAACTCGTCGTGTGTTCACTGCCGGCCCATGACTCCGAGTGGAAAGCAGAGGCCAGAAGGTGAAGACTTCATGCGGTTTCTACCCATGTTCCTGTCGGACAATCCCAACGTCAAGTGTGGAAAAGG cggCCACGCAGCCTACGGCACAGCGGTGGACCTGTATCCCAATGACGCAGGCGTGGGAGCCACTTACTTTATGACCTACCACACCATCCTGAAGGAATCCCCGGACTTCATAAATGGTTTAAAAATGGCCCGAAATCTGGCTCATAACATCAGTCAGTCCATAAACCACAAAGTGTTTGCCTACAG CATCTTCTACGTTTTTTACGAGCAGTACCTCACCATCGTGTACGACACGGCTCTGAACTTGAGCGTGTCGCTGGCGGCCATATTTGTGGTGACCACGGTTTTGTTGGGCTTCGAGCTGTGGTCGGCTGTGGTCGTCTGCCTCACCATCGCCATGATCCTGGTCAACATGTTTGGAGTCATGTGGCTGTGGGGCATCAGCCTCAACGCTGTCTCCCTGGTGAACCTGGTCATG ACCTGTGGAATCTCGGTGGAGTTCTGCAGTCACATCGTGCGAGCGTTCTCCATCAGCGTGAAGAAGAACCGAGTGGAGCGGGCGGAGGAGGCTCTGGCTCACATGGGCAGTTCT GTGTTCAGTGGAATCACGCTCACAAAGTTCGGAGGCATCATAGTCCTGGCCATGTCCAAGTCTCAGATCTTCCAGGTTTTCTACTTCAGGATGTACCTGGCCATCGTTCTGCTGGGGGCCACTCACGGCCTCATCTTCCTCCCCGTGCTGCTCAGCTATATCG GTCCGTCGGTGAACAAAGCAAAAGTGTTTGCTGCTAACAAGCGCAACGTCGGCACAGAGAGGGAGCGGCTCCTCAACTACTAG